A portion of the Aquila chrysaetos chrysaetos chromosome 4, bAquChr1.4, whole genome shotgun sequence genome contains these proteins:
- the LOC115340513 gene encoding MLV-related proviral Env polyprotein-like — translation MPMWTDTQGEINTLLKNTLAAKKMEYLVARGNRVDERGRGETNSGEKSSNHGMHKQRWMNCLKVGKGVLKLKINTFCFGILIILIIPLSINGNPHEPMKWTISNLQMEEPVQVITTPGKVNFTVSLTKLIIGNRKDKADLCKPIYICPASNFGKGYCNQPGHFYCGYWGCETWASDWNTPGDKHMNIEWMPKGCKRPTIGHDGHIYGHCNDEGYCKNISIVIKDPENDQWLAGKYWGIRYWEPGPDRGGIFMISKRPLPHDPHPIGPNPILNPVLPTLPNKNHESTQEIPLAVMVHESELQDPLWGMMQTSYLALNSTRPDLTEDCWLCYNVRPPYFEAIGKTSKIRWSNGTNPQECDWGEKNRTRGITLQMVTGQGRCIGKVPINYQPLCNQTISNYAISQHKIQGSKWAIPSGKAKWVCSDIGITPCLSLILFDYEKTFCIQVLIIPRIMYHASEEIIQYFEKDRNRQKREPITAITIATILAISGVGTGIASLVKGREIQNLQMAVDEDLERIQKGIDDLAESVHSLSEVVLQNRRGLDLLFLKDGGLCVALREECCSYVDRTGIVRDSMLELKNRLEQRKKEREANKSWYENKFNVSPWLTTLFSTLTGPIIMLVLGLTFGPCIIKYLLKTIQDRFDTTKLLLLKTNYIPVETISDEESENYVGEDENSQNSIKCNV, via the coding sequence ATGCCTATGTGGACAGATACACAAGGCGAAATAAATACTCTCCTGAAGAATACTCTTGCTGCCAAGAAGATGGAATACCTCGTGGCTCGAGGCAACCGAGTCGACGAGCgaggcagaggagaaacaaaCAGTGGAGAGAAAAGCTCAAATCATGGGATGCACAAGCAGCGATGGATGAACTGCCTCAAGGTTGGTAAAGGGGtgttaaaacttaaaattaataCCTTTTGTTTTGGCATACTTATCATTTTAATAATACCTTTGTCAATAAATGGAAATCCCCATGAACCCATGAAATGGACAATATCTAACTTACAGATGGAGGAACCAGTCCAGGTAATCACTACTCCAGGGAAAGTTAACTTTACGGTATCTTTAACCAAGTTAATTATTGGGAACCGTAAAGATAAAGCTGATTTGTGTAAGCCAATCTATATATGTCCTGCATCTAATTTTGGGAAAGGTTATTGTAACCAACCGGGTCATTTTTATTGTGGCTATTGGGGATGCGAAACTTGGGCTTCCGACTGGAATACACCCGGGGATAAACATATGAACATAGAATGGATGCCTAAAGGGTGTAAGAGACCTACTATAGGACACGATGGACATATATATGGACATTGTAATGATGAAGGATACTGCAAAAACATAAGCATAGTAATTAAAGATCCGGAGAACGACCAGTGGTTAGCAGGAAAATATTGGGGAATTAGATACTGGGAACCCGGCCCCGATAGGGGAGGAATTTTTATGATATCCAAAAGACCATTGCCACATGATCCTCATCCCATTGGACCTAATCCAATCTTGAATCCGGTTTTACCAACCTTGCCCAACAAAAATCACGAATCTACTCAAGAGATACCGTTAGCAGTCATGGTGCATGAATCTGAACTTCAAGACCCCTTGTGGGGTATGATGCAAACTTCCTATTTAGCACTGAACTCAACTAGACCAGATCTGACTGAGGATTGTTGGTTATGTTATAACGTAAGACCACCCTATTTTGAAGCAATaggaaaaacaagtaaaattcGGTGGTCAAATGGAACGAACCCCCAAGAATGTGATTGGGGAGAAAAGAATCGCACTCGGGGAATAACCTTACAGATGGTAACTGGACAAGGTCGATGTATAGGTAAAGTACCCATAAACTATCAACCATTATGTAACCAAACCATTAGCAATTATGCAATTTCACAGCATAAGATTCAAGGATCAAAATGGGCAATACCCTCTGGTAAAGCAAAATGGGTCTGTTCAGATATTGGAATTACGCCttgtttgtctttaattttatttgattatgagaaaacattttgtattcagGTGTTAATTATACCCAGAATTATGTACCATGCCTCTgaagaaataatacaatatttcgaaaaagacagaaatagacAAAAGAGAGAACCCATAACCGCCATCACTATTGCCACTATCCTTGCCATAAGTGGAGTAGGGACAGGGATAGCTTCTCTAgtcaaaggaagagaaatacaaaacttACAAATGGCGGTTGATGAAGACCTAGAAAGAATACAGAAAGGCATTGATGATCTAGCAGAGTCCGTCCACTCACTATCCGAGGTAGTGTTACAAAACCGCAGGGGTTtggatttattgtttttaaaagatggagGACTGTGCGTAGCCCTCAGAGAAGAATGTTGTTCATATGTAGATCGTACAGGAATTGTAAGAGACTCAATGCTGGAATTGAAGAATAGActagaacaaaggaaaaaggaaagagaagctaATAAATCCTGGtatgaaaataagtttaatGTTTCCCCTTGGTTAACTACCCTATTTTCTACTTTAACAGGTCCTATAATAATGTTAGTGTTAGGACTAACCTTTGGACCATGTATTATTAAATATCTGTTGAAAACAATTCAAGATCGCTTCGATACAACTAAACTGTTattattaaaaactaattaTATTCCGGTTGAAACTATAAGTGATGAAGAAAGCGAAAACTATGTAGGAGAAGATGAAAATAGTCAAAATTctataaaatgtaatgtttga